One stretch of Syntrophorhabdaceae bacterium DNA includes these proteins:
- a CDS encoding undecaprenyl-diphosphate phosphatase, which yields MDLIQALIFGIVEGITEFLPISSTGHLMLTAKVMGLTQTEFLKTFEIVIQFGAILSVIILYWRTILLNFNVFKRVIIAFIPTAILGLVFYKIIKQFLMKSEQVVLWSMFVGGICLIIFELLHKEKHNAIEDIGSIPYTTLLIIGLFQSIAMIPGVSRSAATIIGGLILGLKRKTIVEFSFLLAIPTMLAATVLDLAKNMGEFSVSQINFLSAGFIFSFIFALLSVKFLLNFIKRHTFISFGIYRIILALIFWIAL from the coding sequence ATGGATTTAATACAGGCACTCATATTCGGAATAGTTGAGGGAATTACAGAATTTCTACCCATATCCTCCACAGGGCACCTAATGCTTACTGCAAAGGTAATGGGTCTTACCCAGACAGAATTCTTAAAGACCTTTGAGATAGTCATTCAATTTGGTGCAATTCTCTCTGTGATAATCCTCTATTGGAGGACCATACTTTTAAACTTTAATGTCTTCAAAAGGGTCATAATTGCCTTTATTCCCACGGCCATCTTAGGTCTTGTATTCTATAAAATCATTAAACAGTTTCTTATGAAAAGTGAACAAGTTGTCCTTTGGTCAATGTTTGTAGGTGGTATATGCCTTATTATATTTGAGTTATTACACAAAGAAAAACATAATGCCATAGAAGATATAGGGTCTATCCCATATACCACCCTCTTGATAATAGGTCTTTTCCAATCTATTGCCATGATTCCAGGTGTATCCAGATCTGCTGCCACAATAATAGGAGGCCTTATACTGGGATTAAAGCGAAAGACCATAGTCGAATTTTCTTTTCTCCTGGCCATACCTACCATGTTGGCTGCCACAGTACTTGATCTTGCAAAAAATATGGGTGAGTTTTCAGTTTCGCAGATAAATTTTCTATCAGCAGGCTTTATATTTTCTTTTATTTTCGCACTTCTCAGTGTAAAGTTTCTGCTGAATTTCATTAAACGCCATACATTTATAAGTTTTGGTATATACAGAATAATCCTTGCCCTAATCTTCTGGATAGCATTGTAA
- a CDS encoding sugar phosphate nucleotidyltransferase encodes MKGIILAGGLGTRLYPLTKITNKHLLPIYEKPMIYYPIETLINAGITDIMIVTGGNHAGDFLRLLGNGKEFGLKHINYTYQEGEGGIAAALALAEYFADGQPICVILGDNIIEKNIVKAVKDFEKQGKGAKIMLKEVPDPERFGVAEIKDGRLVNIVEKPKKPKSNLAVIGIYMYDERVFDIVKTLKPSERGELEITDVNNAYVREGTMTWEMLQGWWTDAGTFESLLRANILVSQTGANNK; translated from the coding sequence ATGAAAGGTATAATACTTGCTGGCGGACTTGGAACAAGACTTTATCCTTTAACAAAGATTACTAATAAACACCTTTTGCCTATCTATGAGAAGCCAATGATCTATTACCCTATAGAGACATTGATAAATGCAGGTATAACAGATATTATGATAGTCACAGGTGGAAATCATGCAGGAGATTTCTTAAGGCTATTGGGTAATGGAAAAGAATTTGGTTTAAAACATATAAACTATACATATCAGGAAGGTGAAGGTGGCATTGCAGCTGCCCTGGCTTTGGCAGAGTATTTTGCCGACGGGCAGCCTATCTGTGTTATCCTCGGTGATAATATTATTGAAAAAAATATTGTAAAGGCTGTTAAAGACTTTGAAAAGCAGGGAAAGGGTGCAAAGATTATGTTAAAGGAGGTGCCTGACCCTGAAAGATTCGGTGTGGCAGAGATAAAAGATGGAAGGCTCGTAAATATAGTGGAGAAGCCAAAAAAGCCAAAAAGCAATCTTGCAGTGATAGGCATTTATATGTATGATGAAAGGGTCTTTGATATTGTAAAGACGCTAAAGCCGTCAGAAAGAGGAGAACTCGAGATAACCGATGTTAATAATGCATATGTCAGGGAAGGAACCATGACATGGGAGATGCTTCAAGGGTGGTGGACAGATGCAGGGACATTTGAATCCCTTCTCAGGGCAAATATACTTGTTTCTCAGACAGGGGCAAATAACAAATAG
- a CDS encoding OFA family MFS transporter yields MSNDTKVFGMSADAGRWIFVFLGMIINMCLGAVYAYSVFKKPLEELFKIGATQGGLPYMIFLAMFSLFIFLSGKSLDKFGPKIIMIVGGIVVGIGWILTYFATNITMVVITYGIIGGAGVGIVYGGPVSVATRWFPDKKGLAVGLSLLGFGASAFVTAPVAKTLIQSYGPLPAFGIMGVAFLIVTVILSLPMKFPPAGYKPKGWTPPATAGGGGKSITTGQMIKTSSFYGLWLCYILGATAGLMAIGISAAVGREVIGLDVGTAATLVMVFAIFNGIGRPIFGALTDKITPKWSAVLSFIIIFVASAMMLVAGKGSVVLYAVAFCCFWLCLGGWLAIGPAATAGFFGLDGYAQKYGVVFSAYGLGAIIGGIISGSAKDVFGSYTIAFYPTAAMGILGIILALILLKPPKNI; encoded by the coding sequence ATGTCTAATGATACCAAGGTTTTTGGTATGTCTGCAGATGCAGGCAGATGGATCTTCGTTTTCCTGGGAATGATAATTAATATGTGCCTTGGCGCTGTATATGCTTACAGCGTCTTTAAAAAACCCCTTGAAGAACTCTTCAAGATCGGAGCAACCCAGGGTGGCCTACCTTATATGATCTTTCTTGCCATGTTTTCTCTTTTCATATTCCTTTCAGGAAAATCTTTGGACAAATTTGGACCAAAGATTATAATGATAGTGGGTGGCATAGTTGTGGGAATTGGATGGATTTTAACATACTTTGCCACAAATATTACTATGGTTGTCATTACTTATGGCATAATCGGTGGTGCAGGTGTCGGTATAGTATATGGAGGACCTGTGTCTGTTGCTACAAGATGGTTTCCTGATAAAAAAGGCCTTGCTGTAGGGCTCTCTCTCCTTGGGTTTGGTGCATCTGCCTTTGTAACTGCACCCGTTGCCAAAACACTCATCCAGTCATACGGGCCCCTTCCCGCATTCGGTATTATGGGAGTGGCATTTTTAATAGTAACGGTTATACTATCTTTGCCCATGAAATTCCCACCGGCCGGATATAAACCCAAAGGCTGGACTCCACCGGCAACTGCAGGAGGTGGAGGAAAATCTATTACAACTGGCCAAATGATTAAGACATCGAGCTTTTATGGATTGTGGTTATGCTATATCCTCGGTGCAACAGCAGGACTAATGGCAATAGGAATCTCTGCAGCAGTAGGTCGTGAAGTAATAGGTCTTGATGTAGGGACAGCAGCAACCCTTGTTATGGTTTTTGCCATTTTTAATGGCATAGGCAGACCTATATTCGGTGCCTTAACAGATAAAATCACACCTAAATGGTCAGCTGTTTTGTCGTTTATTATCATATTTGTGGCATCTGCCATGATGCTTGTAGCAGGTAAAGGTTCAGTGGTGCTTTATGCGGTGGCATTTTGTTGTTTCTGGCTTTGCCTTGGTGGTTGGCTTGCAATAGGTCCGGCAGCTACAGCAGGATTTTTTGGCTTAGATGGATATGCCCAGAAATATGGTGTTGTATTCAGTGCATATGGACTTGGTGCAATCATAGGTGGCATAATATCGGGAAGCGCAAAGGATGTATTTGGAAGCTATACCATAGCATTCTATCCTACAGCAGCTATGGGAATCCTGGGTATAATCTTAGCCTTAATTCTATTGAAGCCTCCTAAAAATATTTAA